In Polaromonas sp. JS666, one genomic interval encodes:
- a CDS encoding GntR family transcriptional regulator has product MSAIKNRAIDVDTAGAEGQIGTESAQVRALLKLRELILSGELAGGTRIAELAIVERLGVSRTPIRAALMRLEQEGLLEALPNGGYAVRTFSERDIADAIELRGTLEGLLVRLAAERGAPAVVMGEAKDCLKQVDAVLAQPALSDEAFSAYVDLNERFHTLLYEMADSPVTVKQLERVVSLPFASASAFVVVQSNSPQARDMLVVAQDQHWQVLDAIERGEGTRAEALMREHSRLAQRNLRRALSGQGSAMPASMKAMKLIRRRG; this is encoded by the coding sequence ATGAGTGCTATCAAAAATAGAGCTATTGACGTCGACACAGCAGGGGCTGAGGGCCAAATTGGCACTGAAAGTGCACAGGTACGGGCGCTGCTGAAGCTGCGCGAGCTGATCCTCTCGGGCGAACTGGCCGGCGGCACCCGCATTGCCGAACTGGCGATTGTCGAGCGCCTCGGTGTGTCGCGCACGCCGATACGCGCGGCGCTGATGCGGCTGGAGCAGGAGGGCCTGCTCGAAGCGTTGCCCAACGGCGGTTATGCGGTCCGGACCTTTTCCGAGCGCGACATTGCAGACGCCATTGAGCTGCGCGGCACGCTGGAAGGCTTGCTGGTGCGGCTGGCGGCCGAGCGGGGCGCGCCGGCGGTGGTGATGGGCGAGGCCAAAGACTGCCTCAAGCAGGTGGATGCGGTGCTGGCCCAGCCCGCGCTGAGCGACGAGGCTTTTTCCGCCTATGTGGATTTGAACGAACGCTTTCACACGCTGCTCTATGAGATGGCCGACAGCCCGGTCACCGTGAAACAGCTGGAGCGTGTGGTCAGCCTGCCGTTTGCGTCGGCTTCGGCCTTTGTCGTGGTGCAGTCCAACTCGCCGCAGGCGCGCGACATGCTGGTGGTGGCGCAGGACCAGCACTGGCAGGTACTCGATGCCATTGAGCGCGGCGAGGGCACGCGCGCCGAAGCCCTGATGCGCGAGCACTCGCGCCTGGCGCAGCGCAACCTGCGCCGTGCGCTGTCGGGCCAGGGCTCGGCCATGCCGGCCTCGATGAAAGCCATGAAGCTGATCCGCCGGCGCGGCTGA
- a CDS encoding aromatic ring-hydroxylating dioxygenase subunit alpha has translation MKAEKPSFPLNAWYAAAYDVEVVRALLPRTICKQKLVMFRKTDGTVAALEDACWHRLLPLSMGRLDGDELTCGYHGLVYNAQGRCTHMPSQETLNPSACVRAYPVLEKHRFVWVWPGDPAKADPALVPDLHWNDDAEWAGDGKMIKVKCDYRLVVDNLMDLTHETFVHSSSIGQRAVAEAPFVATHGDRTATVTRWMENIDAPPFWAGQINHSLGYQGPVDRWQVIKFEAPCTVTIDVGVAEAGTGAVPPGGNAGDACLSNRSRGVNGFVLNTITPETDGTCHYFWAFARNYCLGEQRLTHQLREGVASIFREDEHVLEAQQIAMDEHPDHQFYNLNIDAGSMWARKLIDKMISKEARPSAVIPIRSAA, from the coding sequence ATGAAAGCCGAAAAACCCTCCTTTCCGCTCAACGCTTGGTACGCCGCGGCCTATGACGTGGAAGTCGTGCGTGCGCTGTTGCCACGCACCATCTGCAAGCAAAAACTGGTGATGTTCCGCAAGACCGACGGCACAGTGGCCGCGCTGGAAGACGCCTGCTGGCACCGGCTGCTGCCGCTGTCCATGGGCCGCCTCGACGGCGATGAGCTCACCTGCGGCTACCACGGCCTGGTCTACAACGCCCAGGGGCGCTGCACCCACATGCCGAGCCAGGAAACACTGAACCCTTCGGCCTGTGTGCGGGCTTACCCGGTGCTCGAAAAACACCGCTTTGTCTGGGTCTGGCCGGGTGATCCGGCCAAGGCCGACCCGGCGTTGGTGCCCGACCTGCACTGGAACGACGATGCCGAATGGGCGGGCGACGGAAAAATGATCAAGGTGAAATGCGACTACCGCCTGGTGGTGGACAACCTGATGGACCTCACGCATGAGACCTTTGTGCACAGCTCCAGCATTGGCCAGCGTGCGGTGGCCGAGGCGCCCTTCGTAGCCACGCACGGCGACCGCACGGCCACCGTGACGCGCTGGATGGAAAATATTGACGCGCCGCCTTTCTGGGCCGGGCAGATCAATCACTCCCTGGGTTACCAGGGCCCAGTGGACCGCTGGCAGGTCATCAAATTTGAAGCGCCCTGCACCGTGACGATTGACGTGGGTGTGGCCGAGGCCGGCACCGGCGCCGTGCCGCCCGGCGGCAATGCAGGCGATGCGTGCTTGAGCAACCGCAGCAGGGGCGTCAACGGCTTTGTGCTCAATACCATCACGCCCGAGACCGACGGCACTTGCCACTACTTCTGGGCCTTCGCCCGCAACTACTGTCTGGGCGAGCAGCGCCTCACGCATCAGTTGCGCGAGGGCGTGGCCAGCATCTTCCGCGAAGACGAGCATGTGCTGGAAGCGCAGCAGATCGCCATGGACGAACACCCGGACCACCAGTTCTACAACCTCAACATCGACGCCGGCTCGATGTGGGCCCGCAAGCTGATCGACAAGATGATCAGCAAAGAGGCGCGACCTTCGGCAGTGATCCCCATCAGGAGTGCGGCATGA
- a CDS encoding 5-methyltetrahydropteroyltriglutamate--homocysteine S-methyltransferase codes for MSNTSNTAPHLPARYDHVGSFLRPKYLLEAREQKAQGQITPEQLRQVEDRAITEIVRFQEDVGLKSITDGEFRRTYFHIDFLEQIGGVKTDIPVTVIRPDGSQELAPPVMRVIDKVRHVKDIQLADFQYLKSQVSAGNTPKVTIPSPTMLHFRGGRAGISKEHYPELDPQFYQDVANAYGDELRSLAAAGCTYVQMDDTNLAYLCDEKMREAARQRGDDPNELPHRYAKFINLVVAQKPPGMLLAMHLCRGNFKSTHAASGNYEPVAEALLKEMNLDAYFMEYDDARSGDFKPLRYLPKGKTVVLGLVTTKFGSLEDKDDLKRRIEAAARYAPLEQLALSPQCGFSSTVHGNDIAVEAQRAKLRLVVETAQEVWGTA; via the coding sequence ATGAGCAACACGAGCAACACCGCCCCTCACCTGCCCGCGCGCTATGACCACGTGGGCAGTTTTTTGCGCCCGAAATATTTGCTGGAAGCCCGCGAACAAAAAGCCCAGGGCCAGATCACGCCCGAGCAGTTGCGCCAGGTGGAAGACCGGGCCATCACCGAGATTGTGAGATTCCAGGAAGACGTGGGCCTGAAAAGCATCACCGACGGCGAGTTTCGCCGCACCTACTTTCACATTGACTTTCTGGAGCAGATCGGCGGCGTGAAAACCGACATCCCGGTGACCGTGATCCGGCCCGACGGCTCGCAGGAGCTGGCCCCGCCGGTGATGCGCGTGATTGACAAGGTGCGCCACGTCAAGGACATCCAGCTGGCCGACTTCCAGTACCTCAAGAGCCAGGTATCGGCAGGCAATACGCCCAAGGTGACCATTCCGTCACCGACCATGCTGCACTTTCGCGGCGGCCGGGCCGGCATCAGCAAGGAGCACTACCCCGAGCTGGACCCGCAGTTCTACCAGGACGTGGCCAACGCCTACGGTGACGAGCTGCGCTCGCTGGCCGCCGCCGGCTGCACCTATGTGCAGATGGACGACACCAACCTGGCCTACCTGTGCGACGAAAAAATGCGCGAAGCCGCACGCCAGCGCGGCGACGACCCCAATGAGCTGCCGCACCGCTACGCCAAATTCATCAACCTCGTTGTCGCGCAAAAGCCGCCCGGCATGCTGCTGGCCATGCACCTGTGCCGTGGCAACTTCAAGAGCACGCACGCGGCATCGGGCAATTACGAGCCGGTGGCCGAGGCGCTGCTGAAAGAAATGAACCTCGACGCCTACTTCATGGAGTACGACGACGCGCGCAGCGGCGACTTCAAACCGCTGCGTTACCTGCCCAAGGGAAAGACCGTGGTGCTGGGACTCGTCACCACCAAGTTTGGCTCGCTGGAAGACAAGGACGACCTGAAACGCCGCATTGAAGCCGCGGCCCGCTACGCGCCGCTGGAGCAGCTGGCGCTGTCACCGCAGTGCGGCTTCAGCAGCACCGTGCACGGCAATGACATTGCCGTTGAGGCGCAGCGCGCCAAGCTGCGGCTGGTGGTGGAAACGGCGCAGGAGGTTTGGGGAACGGCCTGA
- a CDS encoding ferritin-like domain-containing protein: protein MSFFQMSTPIAARRLFLGRSGGLVLSGAAIALLAGNDALAAKAGGSKAGDVQILNTAIGAELEAIAAYQLGAESKLLTKPVLDLAVTFQGHHKAHVALLSGTVEKLGGKPVIAKTKYNFPVDQLKTELDVLKFAAQLEQGAVSAYLGAVPLFANRDLSKAAASILGDEAMHWAILRQAIGEAPVPSAFVS, encoded by the coding sequence ATGTCGTTTTTTCAAATGTCCACGCCCATCGCTGCACGGCGACTTTTTTTGGGCCGCTCCGGCGGTCTGGTCTTGTCGGGGGCAGCGATTGCGCTGCTTGCAGGCAATGACGCGCTGGCCGCCAAGGCGGGCGGCTCCAAAGCCGGCGACGTGCAAATTCTCAACACCGCCATCGGCGCCGAACTGGAGGCCATCGCGGCCTATCAGCTGGGCGCAGAAAGCAAGCTGCTCACCAAGCCCGTGCTCGATCTCGCCGTCACGTTTCAGGGACACCATAAAGCGCATGTGGCGCTGCTCTCCGGCACGGTCGAAAAGCTGGGCGGCAAACCCGTCATCGCCAAAACCAAATACAACTTTCCGGTGGACCAGCTGAAAACAGAGCTGGATGTGCTCAAGTTCGCCGCCCAGCTGGAGCAGGGCGCCGTGAGTGCCTACCTGGGGGCCGTGCCCCTGTTTGCCAACCGCGACTTGTCCAAGGCGGCCGCCAGTATTCTGGGCGACGAAGCCATGCACTGGGCCATCCTGCGCCAGGCCATTGGCGAAGCCCCCGTGCCGTCGGCTTTTGTGTCGTGA
- a CDS encoding RNA polymerase sigma factor — MNTLQSVPTVPSDVSSDAELVSLSIAGNDLAFAQIMRRYNRLLFRTARSILKSEDDTQDALQEAYLRAWRALATFRAEARLSTWLVRIVANEALGRLRRNGAQTARVVPLSASVDADDETPEMQMQANPNDQPEPSVMRAQIRQQIEARIDTLPDAFRTVFMLRGVEEMSVEEVALVLGIPEATVRTRFFRARSMLREGLSRDIDMAVGDAFSFAGARCDRIVAGVLAKIAHERESSRP, encoded by the coding sequence ATGAACACCTTGCAATCAGTGCCCACCGTGCCGTCCGACGTCAGTTCGGACGCAGAGCTGGTCAGCCTGTCCATAGCCGGTAACGATCTGGCGTTTGCCCAGATCATGCGGCGCTACAACCGTTTGCTCTTTCGCACGGCGCGCAGCATCCTCAAAAGCGAAGACGACACGCAAGACGCCTTGCAGGAGGCTTATTTGCGCGCCTGGCGTGCGCTGGCCACCTTTCGCGCCGAGGCCAGGCTTTCCACCTGGCTGGTGCGCATCGTCGCCAACGAGGCACTGGGGCGGCTGCGGCGCAATGGTGCGCAGACTGCCCGCGTCGTGCCGCTGAGCGCCAGCGTGGATGCCGATGACGAAACCCCGGAGATGCAGATGCAAGCCAACCCGAATGACCAGCCGGAGCCATCCGTCATGCGTGCGCAGATACGCCAGCAGATTGAAGCCCGGATTGACACCTTGCCCGATGCCTTTCGCACCGTGTTCATGCTCAGGGGGGTTGAGGAGATGAGTGTGGAAGAAGTTGCACTGGTGCTGGGCATACCCGAAGCGACGGTGCGGACCCGGTTTTTTCGTGCCCGCAGCATGTTGCGCGAAGGCCTGTCACGCGACATCGACATGGCCGTTGGTGACGCCTTTTCATTTGCCGGCGCGCGCTGCGACCGCATTGTGGCGGGCGTGCTGGCAAAGATTGCCCACGAGCGTGAATCCTCTCGCCCGTGA
- a CDS encoding FAD-dependent oxidoreductase: protein MSMSTWQVLLQAREEVAGGTMAFYFQRPDGFAFKAGQAIDLILPAAVAPGGQNQRHTFSLVSAPFEHELVIATRMRDSAFKRALKMLPIGGLVDIEGPFGSLTLHSERTRQAIFIAGGIGITPFMSMLRQATHDRLPQEMVLLYSNRRPEDAAFLLELQDLERQNVNFRLLPTMTEMGKSLMPWQGQTSHVTEDLLRKTMSGFLKPVFYVAGPPGLVAAVCDMLNRVGVNDDDIRSEEFYGY from the coding sequence ATGAGCATGAGCACCTGGCAAGTGTTGCTGCAAGCGCGCGAGGAAGTTGCTGGCGGCACGATGGCGTTTTATTTTCAGCGGCCGGATGGTTTTGCTTTCAAGGCCGGCCAGGCGATTGATCTGATTCTTCCAGCTGCGGTGGCGCCCGGCGGGCAAAACCAGCGGCATACCTTTTCCCTTGTGAGTGCGCCGTTTGAGCACGAACTGGTGATCGCGACACGCATGCGCGACAGCGCATTCAAGCGGGCGCTCAAGATGTTGCCCATTGGCGGGCTGGTGGACATTGAAGGGCCTTTCGGTTCCCTCACCCTGCATAGCGAGCGCACAAGACAGGCGATATTCATCGCGGGTGGCATTGGCATTACCCCGTTCATGAGCATGTTGCGCCAGGCAACGCATGATCGGCTGCCACAGGAGATGGTTCTGCTCTATTCCAATCGGCGCCCAGAAGATGCGGCCTTTCTTCTGGAACTGCAGGACCTCGAGCGGCAGAACGTCAATTTCCGCCTGTTGCCGACCATGACGGAGATGGGCAAGTCCCTTATGCCGTGGCAAGGACAAACCAGCCACGTCACCGAAGATCTGTTGAGAAAAACCATGAGCGGTTTTCTGAAACCCGTTTTCTATGTGGCGGGACCACCCGGCCTGGTCGCTGCCGTGTGCGACATGTTGAATCGAGTCGGTGTCAATGACGACGACATTCGCAGCGAAGAGTTTTACGGGTACTGA
- a CDS encoding xanthine dehydrogenase family protein molybdopterin-binding subunit, with translation MLEAVLARFEQQGSLMDYAAPRADNAPDFKTELDPSTPCLNNPLGVKGVGELGTIGAGPTVVNAVADALARSGMAAQARQLQMPLSPSRLWHLMQG, from the coding sequence ATGTTGGAAGCAGTACTTGCCCGGTTCGAACAACAGGGCAGCCTGATGGACTACGCCGCCCCGCGCGCTGACAATGCGCCGGACTTCAAAACCGAACTGGACCCCTCCACCCCCTGCCTGAACAACCCGCTGGGCGTCAAAGGCGTGGGCGAACTGGGCACCATAGGCGCCGGGCCCACGGTGGTCAATGCCGTGGCCGACGCGCTGGCGCGCAGCGGCATGGCGGCGCAGGCCCGTCAGTTGCAGATGCCGCTGTCACCGTCCCGGCTCTGGCATTTGATGCAGGGCTGA
- a CDS encoding AMP-binding protein: protein MNVDSPSRAVSDEAVLRIVREVLTELHPGRKDTDLVTLDSSLEEDLGLDSLARVELLMRLERAFGVRPPEHMLSTAEAPRDLLRALLAARGSPQAPVQQARRLAVPERVSQAPHAAATLQEVLDWHVRAHPQREHIAIDNGDSAAPTRLSYADLQQGAAGVAAGLLDRGFQPGQPVALMLPTGPEYFFSFAGILLAGGIPVPIYPPARAAQIEEHLQRHVGILTNALATALITVPRARVLATLLKSQVPSLRMVCTVEELSASTASPERVTAHANDIALLQYTSGSTSSPKGVVLTHANLLANLRAMGQALQVSSEDVFVSWLPLYHDMGLIGAWLGSLYYAYPLVVMSPLTFLARPERWLWAVHRHRGTLSGGPNFGYELCLRKLDEAALEGLDLSSWRFAFNGAEPVSATTMQEFQQRFACYGLRPQALAPVYGLAEATLGLTFPPQGRGLLVDRIDTQAFSHSGRALPAASSTSGVRLVVACGRPLPGHEVRLVDATGCEVAERQEGRLLFKGPSATSGYFRNPKETRRLFDGEWLDSGDYAYMAQGDVYITGRAKDVIIRGGRQIYPYDLEEAVGAIPSVRKGCVAVFGSPDPMTRSERVVVMAETRGLPPEALAQLRRQINSAAVGVLGAPPDDVVLVPPHTVLKTSSGKIRRAASRELYETGGASATQPAPWQQIARFAWQARLPQLRRAGRVVAEIAYAGYVWLLFWLLAPITWALTAVLPKLSWSWALSHHAARLFLRLSGLPFAAEGLANLPREASCVVVANHASYLDGITLVAALPRHVRFVAKLELQKQFISRVYLQGLGAMFVDRDDAQRGAQDVARVTRSVCDETAMLFFPEGTFRRVPGLLPFHAGAFSAAAQAGVPVVPVTIRGTRSVLRAGQWFPRRVPISVLVSSPIQPDGDDWSASIRLRDAARAEILKRCAEPDAGDESRLPS, encoded by the coding sequence ATGAACGTAGACTCGCCTTCCCGCGCAGTGTCCGACGAGGCTGTGTTGCGGATCGTGCGGGAAGTCTTGACCGAACTCCACCCGGGCCGCAAGGACACGGACCTGGTGACGCTGGACAGTTCGCTGGAGGAAGACCTTGGCCTGGACAGCCTGGCGCGCGTGGAGTTGTTGATGCGCCTCGAACGCGCGTTCGGCGTGCGCCCGCCGGAGCATATGCTGAGCACGGCCGAAGCGCCTCGAGACCTGCTGCGTGCGCTGCTTGCCGCACGGGGCTCACCCCAGGCGCCAGTGCAGCAGGCACGGCGGCTTGCGGTGCCCGAACGCGTCTCGCAAGCGCCGCACGCGGCGGCGACCCTGCAGGAGGTGCTCGACTGGCACGTGCGGGCTCATCCGCAGCGCGAGCACATTGCGATCGACAACGGCGACAGCGCCGCACCGACGCGCCTGAGCTACGCCGACTTGCAGCAGGGCGCCGCTGGCGTCGCTGCGGGGCTGCTGGATCGCGGCTTTCAGCCGGGTCAGCCGGTGGCGCTCATGCTGCCGACCGGCCCGGAGTACTTCTTCAGCTTCGCCGGCATTCTGCTGGCCGGCGGCATTCCGGTACCAATCTACCCGCCAGCGCGGGCGGCGCAGATCGAGGAGCACCTGCAGCGTCACGTCGGCATCCTCACCAATGCGCTGGCCACGGCGCTGATCACTGTGCCGCGGGCCAGGGTGCTGGCGACGCTGCTCAAGTCCCAGGTGCCGTCGCTGCGCATGGTCTGCACGGTGGAAGAACTGTCCGCGTCCACCGCCTCCCCGGAACGCGTCACCGCCCATGCCAACGATATTGCCCTGCTGCAGTACACCTCCGGCAGTACCAGCAGTCCCAAGGGGGTGGTCCTGACGCACGCCAACCTGCTGGCCAACCTGCGGGCCATGGGGCAGGCCCTGCAAGTCAGCTCCGAAGACGTCTTCGTCTCGTGGCTGCCGCTGTACCACGACATGGGGCTGATCGGGGCTTGGCTGGGCAGCCTGTATTACGCATACCCGCTGGTGGTGATGTCGCCGCTGACATTTCTCGCGCGACCCGAGCGCTGGCTGTGGGCCGTGCACCGGCACCGCGGCACGCTGTCCGGCGGGCCCAACTTCGGCTACGAGCTGTGCCTGCGCAAGCTCGACGAGGCCGCGCTGGAGGGGCTCGACCTGTCCAGCTGGCGCTTTGCGTTCAACGGCGCCGAGCCGGTCAGCGCGACGACCATGCAGGAGTTTCAGCAACGCTTCGCCTGCTACGGGCTGCGGCCGCAAGCGCTGGCGCCGGTGTACGGACTGGCGGAGGCAACGCTGGGCCTGACCTTCCCGCCGCAGGGACGGGGTCTGCTGGTCGACCGCATCGATACGCAAGCGTTCTCGCACTCGGGCCGCGCACTGCCCGCGGCGAGCAGCACGTCTGGCGTGCGGCTGGTCGTAGCGTGCGGACGGCCGCTGCCGGGCCATGAGGTCCGCCTGGTCGACGCGACGGGATGTGAGGTGGCGGAACGCCAGGAAGGGCGTCTGCTGTTCAAGGGTCCGTCGGCCACCAGCGGCTACTTCCGCAACCCGAAAGAGACGCGCCGGCTGTTTGATGGCGAGTGGCTGGACTCGGGCGACTACGCCTACATGGCACAAGGCGACGTCTACATCACCGGGCGGGCCAAGGACGTGATCATTCGGGGCGGCCGTCAGATCTACCCGTACGACCTGGAGGAGGCCGTCGGCGCGATTCCCTCTGTCCGCAAGGGCTGCGTCGCCGTGTTCGGTAGCCCGGACCCCATGACACGCAGCGAGCGGGTCGTTGTCATGGCGGAAACCCGTGGCCTGCCGCCCGAGGCGCTGGCGCAGCTGCGCCGCCAGATCAACAGCGCCGCGGTCGGCGTGCTCGGTGCGCCGCCGGACGACGTGGTCCTGGTGCCGCCGCACACGGTCTTGAAGACCTCCAGCGGCAAGATTCGTCGCGCGGCCAGCCGCGAACTGTACGAGACCGGAGGCGCTTCGGCCACGCAGCCGGCGCCATGGCAGCAGATCGCGCGCTTTGCCTGGCAGGCGAGACTGCCGCAACTGCGGCGTGCCGGGCGCGTCGTAGCGGAGATAGCCTACGCTGGCTATGTCTGGCTGCTGTTCTGGCTGCTTGCGCCTATTACGTGGGCGCTGACCGCCGTGCTGCCCAAGCTGTCCTGGAGCTGGGCCCTGAGTCACCATGCAGCCCGGCTGTTCCTGCGTTTGTCCGGGCTCCCGTTTGCGGCCGAGGGGCTGGCGAATCTGCCGCGCGAGGCAAGCTGTGTGGTGGTGGCGAACCATGCGAGCTACCTGGATGGCATAACCCTGGTCGCCGCACTGCCGCGCCATGTCCGCTTTGTCGCCAAGCTCGAACTGCAGAAACAGTTCATCTCACGGGTCTACTTGCAAGGCCTCGGCGCCATGTTTGTAGACCGCGACGACGCGCAGCGCGGGGCGCAGGACGTCGCGCGGGTGACGCGCAGCGTTTGCGACGAAACCGCCATGTTGTTTTTCCCGGAAGGAACGTTCAGGCGTGTGCCAGGCTTGTTGCCGTTCCATGCGGGCGCGTTCTCTGCGGCAGCGCAGGCCGGCGTGCCCGTGGTGCCGGTGACGATCCGCGGCACGCGCTCCGTGCTGCGTGCCGGCCAGTGGTTCCCCCGCCGCGTACCGATCAGCGTGCTGGTCAGTTCCCCGATTCAACCCGATGGTGACGACTGGTCAGCGTCGATCCGGTTGCGCGACGCCGCGCGCGCGGAAATCCTGAAGCGCTGCGCCGAGCCGGATGCCGGCGATGAAAGCCGCCTGCCTTCGTAA
- a CDS encoding xanthine dehydrogenase family protein molybdopterin-binding subunit, with protein MTETQPAQINPSRFGSGQSVRRLEDDALLAGAGQYTDDLTLPGQTQLFFVRSPYPHARIVSLDTAAALAMPGVLQVVTGADLVAAGVKPIPGASGFTRADGSPCAAPPRRALAHERVRFVGEAVAAVVAQTLQQARDAAEAIAVDYEELPMVVDMNDAMAPGAPVLCPEAPDNIAAETRYGNAEATAAAFASAHHVVALDLVNQRLAPLSLEPRSVLAAFDTTSQRLTIRMSTQMPSGVRDSVCDALGMAKEQLRVVVGDVGGGFGMKTGVYPEDVAVAFCARALQRPVKWVADRSEEFVSSTHGRDLQSHAELALDEHGKILGLRLASLANVGAYATGAGVVIQLMIGPWVQTSVYDIQTIDFHFRAVLTNTAPTSAYRGAGRPEAIFTIERLMDEAARQTGIDRIELRRRNFIQPTQMPYKNPMGQTYDTGRFESVMDQALVLADWQGFDARAAESARRGLLRGLGIATFLEWTGGNALEESVTVEIKAPTSGTDGIIEVFSAVNAMGQGIATSLAQLVVDAFGVPMDKVRIVLGDTDRGNGFGSAGSRSLFTGGSAVRIGAERTIDKARQLAAKEFEAAEQDITYADGSFKVAGTDLSIDLFALAARQSDQRIFMDSTTAVAGPSWPNGCHICEVEVDPQTGHVAVVAYASVNDVGRVVNPMIVRGQLDGGAVQGIGQALCEHLVYDRETGQPLTGSLMDYAAPRADNAPDFKTELDPSTPCLNNPLGVKGVGELGTIGAGPTVVNAVADALARRGMAAQARQLQMPLSPSRLWHLMQG; from the coding sequence ATGACTGAAACCCAACCCGCTCAGATCAACCCGTCACGCTTCGGCAGCGGACAATCCGTTCGCCGCCTGGAAGACGATGCGCTGCTGGCCGGGGCCGGCCAGTACACGGACGACTTGACCCTGCCGGGCCAGACCCAGCTCTTTTTTGTGCGCTCACCCTATCCCCACGCCCGCATCGTGTCGCTGGACACCGCGGCAGCGCTGGCCATGCCAGGCGTGCTGCAGGTGGTCACTGGGGCCGATCTGGTGGCGGCCGGGGTCAAGCCGATTCCCGGTGCCAGCGGCTTTACGCGCGCCGACGGCTCGCCCTGCGCCGCGCCACCACGGCGCGCGCTGGCCCACGAGCGCGTGCGTTTTGTCGGCGAGGCGGTGGCCGCCGTGGTGGCGCAGACACTGCAGCAAGCCCGCGACGCGGCGGAAGCCATTGCCGTCGACTATGAAGAGCTGCCCATGGTCGTGGACATGAACGACGCGATGGCTCCCGGCGCCCCGGTGCTCTGCCCCGAAGCACCGGATAACATTGCCGCCGAAACGCGCTACGGCAATGCCGAAGCCACCGCCGCAGCCTTTGCCAGCGCCCACCACGTGGTGGCGCTGGACCTGGTCAATCAGCGGCTGGCTCCGCTGAGCCTGGAGCCGCGCTCGGTGCTGGCCGCTTTTGACACCACTTCGCAGCGACTGACCATCCGCATGAGCACCCAAATGCCTTCCGGCGTGCGCGACTCGGTGTGCGACGCGCTGGGCATGGCGAAGGAGCAGCTGCGCGTGGTGGTGGGCGATGTGGGTGGCGGTTTCGGCATGAAAACCGGGGTCTACCCGGAAGATGTCGCCGTTGCCTTTTGCGCCCGCGCGCTGCAGCGCCCGGTGAAATGGGTGGCCGACCGCAGTGAAGAATTTGTATCGAGCACACACGGCCGTGACCTGCAAAGCCACGCCGAACTGGCGCTCGACGAACACGGCAAGATACTGGGCCTGCGCCTGGCCTCGCTGGCCAATGTGGGCGCGTATGCCACCGGCGCGGGCGTGGTCATCCAGTTGATGATCGGCCCCTGGGTGCAGACCAGTGTGTATGACATCCAGACCATCGACTTTCATTTCAGGGCCGTGCTGACGAACACCGCGCCCACCAGCGCCTACCGGGGTGCGGGCCGCCCTGAAGCCATCTTCACGATCGAGCGGCTGATGGACGAAGCCGCCCGCCAGACCGGCATCGACCGGATCGAGCTGCGCCGCCGCAACTTTATCCAGCCCACGCAAATGCCCTACAAAAACCCCATGGGCCAGACCTACGACACGGGCCGCTTCGAGTCGGTGATGGACCAGGCGCTGGTGCTGGCCGACTGGCAGGGTTTTGATGCACGTGCCGCCGAGTCGGCACGCCGCGGTCTGCTGCGCGGCCTGGGCATCGCGACCTTCCTGGAATGGACCGGCGGCAATGCGCTGGAAGAAAGCGTCACTGTGGAGATCAAGGCCCCCACATCAGGCACCGACGGCATCATTGAAGTTTTCTCGGCCGTCAACGCCATGGGGCAGGGCATTGCCACCTCGCTGGCGCAACTGGTGGTCGATGCGTTTGGCGTGCCGATGGACAAGGTCCGCATCGTGCTGGGCGATACCGACCGCGGCAATGGTTTTGGCAGCGCTGGTTCGCGCTCGCTGTTCACCGGTGGCTCGGCTGTACGCATAGGCGCCGAGCGCACCATCGACAAAGCCCGGCAACTGGCGGCCAAGGAGTTTGAGGCGGCCGAGCAGGACATCACGTACGCCGACGGCAGCTTCAAGGTGGCGGGTACCGACCTGAGCATCGATTTGTTTGCGCTCGCGGCGCGTCAGAGCGACCAGCGCATCTTCATGGACTCGACCACCGCCGTGGCCGGGCCGTCCTGGCCCAATGGCTGCCACATCTGCGAGGTCGAGGTCGACCCGCAGACTGGCCACGTGGCGGTGGTGGCCTATGCGTCCGTCAACGACGTGGGCCGCGTCGTCAACCCGATGATCGTGCGCGGCCAGCTCGACGGCGGAGCCGTGCAGGGCATAGGCCAGGCGCTGTGCGAGCACCTGGTGTATGACCGTGAAACCGGCCAGCCCCTGACGGGCAGCCTGATGGACTACGCCGCCCCGCGCGCTGACAATGCGCCCGACTTCAAAACCGAACTGGACCCCTCCACTCCCTGCCTGAACAACCCGCTGGGCGTCAAAGGCGTGGGCGAACTGGGCACCATAGGCGCCGGGCCCACGGTGGTCAATGCCGTGGCCGACGCGCTGGCACGCCGCGGCATGGCGGCGCAGGCCCGTCAGTTGCAGATGCCGCTGTCACCCTCCCGGCTCTGGCATTTGATGCAGGGCTGA